The Brachionichthys hirsutus isolate HB-005 chromosome 11, CSIRO-AGI_Bhir_v1, whole genome shotgun sequence genome includes a window with the following:
- the txndc17 gene encoding thioredoxin domain-containing protein 17 — MAHYEEVNVRGYHDFCQAVSDRKGKDIFAYFSGDKDAQGDSWCPDCVKAEPVVKGEMAHLPQGSVFIYCQVGERAYWKDQNNDFKKTLKLTGVPTLLRYGTLHKLVEEDCLKADLVKMLFTEV; from the exons ATGGCCCACTATGAGGAGGTAAATGTGCGTGGATATCACGACTTCTGTCAGGCTGTGTCtgacagaaaaggaaaggaCATTTTTGCATATTTCTCGGGGGACAAAGACGCTCAAGGAGACAGCTGGTGTCCAGACTGTGTGAAAG CGGAGCCAGTTGTAAAAGGCGAAATGGCTCATCTTCCGCAAGGATCTGTCTTCATCTACTGTCAAGTTGGAGAAAGAGCTTA TTGGAAGGATCAAAATAATGATTTCAAGAAGACACTGAAGCTGACTGGAGTTCCTACTCTACTGAGATATGGCACA CTTCACAAGTTAGTGGAGGAGGACTGCCTCAAAGCAGACCTGGTGAAGATGTTATTCACCGAAGTCTGA